Genomic segment of Gigantopelta aegis isolate Gae_Host chromosome 10, Gae_host_genome, whole genome shotgun sequence:
CTGCGAGGTGGTCCCCAGACCGTTCCTGTGCTGCCGGCTGTGCGGGGACGAGTTCCAGCAGCCCAAGATGCTGCCGTGCCTGCACTCGTTCTGCAAGACATGCATCGAGGGCTACGTGGACTCCAACAAGGACGAAGACAGCTACTTCGCGTGCCCCGTGTGCGGCACAGAGACAACCATCCAGGAGGAGCACGCCGAGAAGCTGCCCGACAACATGTTCGCTCGGAGACTCAGCAACCCCGTCGTCCACGTGCCTGTCTCCAGGAGGGACAGACAGCTCCAGTCGTGTCGCACTTGCCAGCAGAACGGCAGCAGAGCGGAGGCCGACATGCACTGCATCAACTGCGATGACTTCCTCTGTACGACATGCTCAGAGAGTCACCAGCTGGAAGTGGAGACCGCCAGCCACAAGATGCTGAGCATAAAGGAAGAAGGCGAGCCCAAGTCGACTGGGTCTTCCACGCCGACCGATCCCGACATACTGCCACGCTGCTGCGAATACTACGATCCCTACGACATCGGCTCCATGTTCTGTGTGGACTGCAACATGACGCTGTGCTCAGAGTGTCACCCAAAAGACCACAATGATCACAGGTGTGCTGAGCTCTCTGCCGTGGCCGATAACTTTGAGAACAAGATAAAGGTCCCCATATCAGAGTTGGCCCACGATGCTGAAACGCTGAACGCCTCGTTGTCAGACCTACAAATGTCCAGAAACATTATCAACGGTGAGCAGAGCGAACTACGAAAAACTGTCCACAGCAGAACTAAATTCCTCTGCAAGATGATAAAGGAGTACGAATCATTTGTGCTGGAGGAGATCGACAAGCGGTACAATAACTACCTACAAAACATTGAGGAACAAGAGTGTGAAATAAATCTCCGGCTTGAATCCATCCAAGCTGTTACGGACTTCACAGAGAAGCTTGTTTCGTTTGGATCATCGGAGGAGAAGGTGGCCATGCGGCACAGGATCGGGAGGAGGGTGCGTGAGTTGTGTGAGGAGGAGCTGCCGATGGTGCAGACAGAAATGACGAATCACTGCCTGTACCAGCCGGACGTCAACGTGGAAACCATCTGTGATCTGTTTGGTGAACTCAAGGCAGGGAAGAACTCCACCAGAATGAACTCGAGAAAGACCAGTGCAGCAACGTCTGGCCTGACGAGCACCAGTGACTCTGTGGATCAGAACAACACGGAACTCACCGAGCTGGAGGAATATGAGGACAGGGATAGTGACATGCTCAGCGCCAGCTACGCGAGCGATCCCTTCCGCAGCAGCAACACCAGCGACCAGATGCATCTCCTGGCATCTTCCAATGAGCCGGTGGAAGAATCTTCATTTCAGTCATCGGGCCAGGATGACGTCCCGTGCCAGAATCTGACCACGCCCCAAAAAGAGCTTCCCTTGCCTGTGAACATTCAGAGAGACTGCATCAAGGGTGTTGCAATAAATGCCAATGGAGATATCGTCATAGCGACTGTTTCCAACGGAATCaatatgatatatt
This window contains:
- the LOC121382797 gene encoding E3 ubiquitin-protein ligase TRIM56-like translates to MEEHCEVVPRPFLCCRLCGDEFQQPKMLPCLHSFCKTCIEGYVDSNKDEDSYFACPVCGTETTIQEEHAEKLPDNMFARRLSNPVVHVPVSRRDRQLQSCRTCQQNGSRAEADMHCINCDDFLCTTCSESHQLEVETASHKMLSIKEEGEPKSTGSSTPTDPDILPRCCEYYDPYDIGSMFCVDCNMTLCSECHPKDHNDHRCAELSAVADNFENKIKVPISELAHDAETLNASLSDLQMSRNIINGEQSELRKTVHSRTKFLCKMIKEYESFVLEEIDKRYNNYLQNIEEQECEINLRLESIQAVTDFTEKLVSFGSSEEKVAMRHRIGRRVRELCEEELPMVQTEMTNHCLYQPDVNVETICDLFGELKAGKNSTRMNSRKTSAATSGLTSTSDSVDQNNTELTELEEYEDRDSDMLSASYASDPFRSSNTSDQMHLLASSNEPVEESSFQSSGQDDVPCQNLTTPQKELPLPVNIQRDCIKGVAINANGDIVIATVSNGINMIYYIEKRGIVRGQIQIEKGWTIHSVAADGKVALMIARGDNRYKVRVMSADGSGAILADVHLESFGLNYMTASSCCQVIVSSSRYTHRAHTKTSKSGGNIAIYNPDSQLVRRITNDDFIEQGLYLLEKPYTIYVDTKNNIFVTDSGSHLVCGFTQNGELLFEYGNTDHDEEIYQGPDAVCTDKQGNVIVTDRREGRIDVLDKHGHLLKCLYPEDNIKSVSVSLPENLLMVATVEGTIKFYEYL